The following proteins are co-located in the Echinicola sp. 20G genome:
- a CDS encoding sulfatase: MKKIIPLLAGLLVLGVWAFTDSKEKPKVKQVPNILFAIMDDVTYMHMGAYGCDWVKTPNFDKIAAEGILFNNAYTPNAKCAPSRSNILTGRNSWQLEEAANHWPYFPAKFKTFAEVLDEHGYHVGYTGKGWAPGVAKHEDGSPRNLLVHNYSQLKTTPPTPQISNVDYAANFEAFLKEKNDDEPFFFWYGGLEPHRGYEYGSGIDKGGKSLSDVGDDQVFSFWPSKDSVKTDLLDYAYEIEYFDKQLGKMLDELEKRGELENTVIVVTSDNGMPFPRIKGQEYEYSNHLPLAVRWGDGISSIGRKIDDFISFIDFAPTFLELAGIKEKESGMKNITGNSFTDILYSSKSKQVDPKRDHVLIGKERHDVGRPEDQGYPIRGIVKGDLLYLQNFEPDRWPAGNPETGYLNTDGGATKTVCLNSIYNESTLQYWAWSFGKRASEELYNIKEDPDCIHNLVDNSGFKKEKETLKKELFKELKAQSDPRMYGKGNVFDEYKYADLSGVDFYSRYMDGEEMRAGWVNKSDFQILDLIKTYSKRNAE; this comes from the coding sequence ATGAAAAAGATTATTCCCCTTTTAGCTGGACTACTTGTATTAGGAGTTTGGGCATTTACTGACTCTAAAGAAAAGCCAAAAGTCAAACAAGTTCCCAATATACTCTTTGCCATCATGGATGATGTGACTTATATGCATATGGGGGCTTATGGCTGTGATTGGGTGAAAACGCCCAATTTTGATAAAATTGCAGCGGAGGGGATTCTCTTTAATAATGCTTACACACCGAATGCCAAATGTGCCCCTTCCCGTTCTAATATTCTCACTGGAAGGAATTCATGGCAATTGGAGGAGGCAGCCAACCATTGGCCTTATTTTCCGGCCAAGTTCAAGACTTTTGCCGAGGTGCTGGATGAACATGGCTATCATGTAGGGTATACTGGAAAGGGCTGGGCTCCTGGAGTAGCCAAGCATGAAGATGGAAGTCCTAGAAACCTTTTGGTCCACAATTACAGTCAGCTTAAAACCACTCCTCCAACTCCCCAGATAAGCAACGTGGACTATGCCGCGAATTTTGAAGCTTTCTTAAAGGAGAAAAATGATGATGAGCCTTTTTTCTTTTGGTATGGAGGATTGGAACCGCATAGGGGCTATGAATATGGTTCTGGTATTGATAAAGGGGGAAAGTCGCTTAGCGATGTTGGGGACGATCAGGTATTTAGCTTTTGGCCGAGCAAAGATTCTGTAAAGACTGATTTACTCGATTATGCCTATGAGATAGAATACTTTGACAAGCAACTGGGTAAGATGTTGGATGAACTGGAAAAACGTGGAGAACTGGAAAATACAGTTATTGTTGTCACTTCGGATAATGGCATGCCATTTCCAAGAATTAAGGGGCAAGAGTACGAATATTCCAACCATTTGCCGCTAGCAGTGAGGTGGGGTGATGGTATCTCATCAATAGGAAGAAAAATTGATGATTTTATCAGTTTCATCGATTTTGCTCCAACATTTCTGGAGTTGGCCGGAATAAAAGAGAAGGAAAGTGGGATGAAGAACATTACGGGTAATAGTTTCACAGATATCCTTTATTCGAGCAAATCCAAGCAAGTGGATCCCAAGAGAGATCATGTATTGATTGGTAAGGAAAGACATGATGTAGGGAGGCCAGAAGATCAGGGGTACCCTATAAGGGGGATTGTCAAAGGTGACCTACTTTACTTACAAAATTTCGAACCAGATAGATGGCCGGCTGGTAATCCTGAAACAGGGTACCTCAATACTGATGGCGGTGCTACCAAAACGGTTTGTCTTAATTCCATTTATAATGAAAGTACTTTACAATATTGGGCCTGGTCATTTGGAAAACGTGCTTCAGAAGAGCTTTACAATATAAAAGAGGATCCAGACTGCATCCATAATCTAGTGGACAATAGCGGTTTTAAAAAAGAAAAAGAAACTCTAAAGAAAGAACTTTTCAAAGAATTAAAAGCACAGTCTGATCCTAGAATGTATGGAAAAGGAAATGTCTTTGATGAATACAAGTATGCAGACCTGAGTGGGGTTGACTTTTATTCAAGGTACATGGATGGGGAGGAAATGCGTGCAGGCTGGGTAAATAAAAGTGATTTTCAAATACTAGATTTAATTAAAACCTACTCAAAGAGGAATGCTGAATAA
- a CDS encoding glycoside hydrolase family 28 protein, with protein MKVESKYCILGLVLSLLVSCGQKDVEQVDQGPWSQLDSIRALIKAPEFQDQDFVVTDFGAKSGGEQLNTEAIAHAIEACHKAGGGRVVIPEGVFLTGAVHLKSNVNLHISEGAVLRFSRNPKDYLPIVRSRWEGMELMNYSPFIYAYQQENIAITGKGTLDGNADMENWWPWCGAKHYGWKEGMGRQNPSRKLLHEMVHDRVPLEERVFGEGHYMRPQFVQPFECKNVLIQDVKLINSPMWNLHPVLCENVTVERVRIETLGPNNDGCDPEACKNVLIKDCYFDTGDDCIAIKSGRNEDGRIPGIPSENIIIEGCEMKEGHGGVVIGSEISGGARNIFAQNLLMDSPNLDRVLRIKTSSKRGGTVENVYMRDVVVGTYKEAAVRFNMFYEEEGDHIPTIRNIIVENLQVKNGGKYAVMANAYESSPVTNFQMINCLIDSVDEVFNVNHMKDVKFENVVINGEEVKFEEEVK; from the coding sequence ATGAAAGTAGAAAGTAAATATTGCATTTTAGGATTGGTCTTGAGCCTATTGGTAAGTTGTGGGCAAAAGGATGTTGAACAGGTAGATCAAGGTCCTTGGTCGCAACTGGATTCCATTCGTGCTTTGATCAAGGCACCTGAGTTTCAGGATCAGGATTTTGTGGTTACTGATTTTGGGGCCAAGTCTGGGGGAGAGCAACTCAATACAGAAGCGATTGCTCATGCCATAGAGGCTTGTCATAAAGCTGGTGGGGGCCGTGTGGTGATTCCTGAGGGAGTATTTCTTACAGGTGCAGTGCATTTAAAAAGTAATGTGAACCTTCATATTTCTGAAGGTGCTGTATTGAGGTTCAGCCGTAATCCCAAAGACTACCTACCTATTGTGCGCAGCCGGTGGGAAGGCATGGAACTGATGAATTATTCTCCTTTTATCTATGCCTACCAACAGGAAAATATCGCTATCACTGGTAAAGGTACGCTGGATGGAAATGCGGACATGGAAAACTGGTGGCCTTGGTGCGGTGCCAAACACTATGGCTGGAAAGAAGGCATGGGAAGGCAAAACCCATCCAGAAAGTTGCTACATGAGATGGTACATGATCGTGTGCCATTGGAAGAAAGGGTATTTGGAGAGGGGCACTATATGCGTCCACAATTTGTACAGCCTTTTGAGTGTAAAAATGTTTTGATCCAGGATGTTAAATTGATTAATTCACCAATGTGGAACCTTCATCCTGTGCTTTGTGAGAATGTTACCGTGGAGCGGGTACGCATAGAAACCTTAGGCCCCAATAATGATGGATGTGATCCAGAGGCTTGTAAAAATGTATTGATTAAAGATTGTTATTTTGACACTGGAGATGATTGTATTGCCATCAAGTCCGGGCGAAATGAAGATGGGAGAATCCCTGGAATTCCTTCAGAGAACATTATTATTGAGGGATGTGAAATGAAGGAAGGTCATGGAGGAGTGGTCATTGGTAGTGAGATTTCCGGTGGAGCCAGAAATATCTTTGCCCAAAACCTTTTGATGGACAGCCCTAATTTGGATCGGGTACTTCGTATCAAAACCAGCTCTAAAAGGGGTGGAACTGTCGAGAATGTATACATGAGAGATGTGGTGGTGGGTACTTATAAAGAAGCTGCCGTTCGGTTTAATATGTTTTATGAGGAGGAAGGTGATCATATTCCAACCATTCGCAATATTATTGTAGAGAACCTTCAGGTTAAGAACGGAGGTAAATATGCTGTTATGGCCAATGCCTACGAGAGTTCTCCTGTTACCAATTTTCAAATGATCAATTGCCTCATAGACAGCGTCGATGAAGTTTTCAATGTCAATCACATGAAAGATGTGAAGTTTGAAAATGTTGTGATCAATGGAGAGGAGGTTAAGTTTGAAGAAGAAGTAAAATAA
- a CDS encoding glycoside hydrolase family 105 protein — protein sequence MKKRSFLLIMAVFFSQLTFGQEKMIPRDLDWSERMALSVMKRNPEAWQIDFMDRPVWSYPQGLMLHAFEELWKKSDSESYYMYIKAYADELIDQDGQIKTYKYETYNIDMINSGKLLFNLYSKTGDVRYKKAIETLRGQLKYQPKTSEGGFWHKLRYTNQMWLDGAYMGTPFLMQYAKEFKDPEVFEEGILQLVLMEKHLRDPKTGLLYHGWDESKFQSWADPETGRSPNVWGRAMGWYAMAVVDALDFLPEEHYGRTVLSGILQRLAVAIKHYQDEQTGLWYQVIDQGAREGNYLEASASSMFVYALAKGVNKGYLDKVFKQIAEKGFEGIVTELIKVKEDGEVSLTQVCAVAGLGGNPYRDGTYAYYVNEKIRINDPKGVGPFILAALELER from the coding sequence ATGAAGAAAAGAAGTTTTCTACTGATAATGGCCGTTTTTTTTAGCCAACTGACTTTTGGTCAAGAAAAGATGATTCCTCGTGATTTAGATTGGTCAGAACGGATGGCGCTTTCGGTGATGAAAAGAAACCCCGAAGCTTGGCAGATTGATTTTATGGATCGGCCGGTATGGAGTTATCCGCAGGGATTGATGCTGCATGCTTTTGAAGAGTTATGGAAAAAAAGTGACAGTGAAAGCTATTATATGTATATCAAAGCTTATGCTGATGAGCTGATTGACCAGGATGGACAGATCAAAACGTACAAATACGAAACCTATAATATTGACATGATCAATTCAGGGAAGTTACTGTTTAACCTGTATAGCAAAACCGGCGATGTACGCTACAAAAAAGCCATTGAGACCCTTAGAGGTCAGCTAAAATATCAGCCCAAAACCAGTGAAGGAGGCTTCTGGCATAAGTTACGTTATACCAACCAGATGTGGCTGGATGGAGCCTATATGGGCACACCATTTCTGATGCAGTATGCCAAGGAATTCAAAGATCCGGAAGTTTTCGAAGAAGGTATTTTACAGCTAGTACTGATGGAAAAACACCTAAGGGACCCAAAAACGGGTTTGCTTTATCATGGCTGGGATGAAAGTAAATTTCAATCATGGGCTGACCCAGAGACAGGCCGATCCCCAAATGTATGGGGCAGGGCCATGGGCTGGTATGCCATGGCCGTGGTAGATGCTTTGGATTTTTTGCCAGAGGAACACTATGGAAGAACTGTTTTGTCAGGTATTTTACAAAGGCTTGCTGTAGCCATCAAGCATTACCAGGATGAACAGACGGGGTTATGGTACCAGGTGATTGATCAAGGAGCAAGAGAAGGTAATTATTTGGAGGCATCTGCATCCAGTATGTTTGTATATGCATTGGCCAAAGGTGTAAATAAAGGTTATTTGGACAAGGTTTTCAAACAGATAGCAGAAAAGGGTTTTGAAGGAATTGTCACGGAATTGATAAAAGTAAAAGAGGATGGAGAAGTCAGCTTAACTCAAGTATGTGCAGTGGCAGGTTTAGGAGGGAACCCTTATCGAGACGGTACTTATGCATATTATGTCAATGAAAAAATCAGAATCAATGACCCTAAAGGAGTCGGGCCGTTTATTTTGGCAGCTTTAGAGTTAGAAAGATAA